The DNA sequence CGAATCGGGAAATTTACGGCGGATGGTTCTTATAAGATACGGTTGAGGCGGCCTATTATGTTGTGTAGGTTCTGAAGGCCCGCTAATTGGGCTATCGTTTTCATTGGAAATGGGGGCGCTTACGTCTGAGCTTCTAATCGTGCAAAATTATTTTAATGGCCAAATCGATTCATTAACGACTGATAGCGAGCGGAGGCTGAGCGGAGGTGATTGGGTATGAATTCATTGAATAGAGGAAACTCTTTCGCAGCACTGCTGATAACAAATCTCTTAATCGCCGGGCTCGCCAGCGCGGCGTGGACATTAGAAGAATTGGGAGAAGGGAGCGGCGCTGGAGCCCGCGAGTTCACACCTTGGTGGAACCTCCAGTGGCTGTTCCGCAGACCCGTCACGATTAGCAACACCGCGGGCTCTCAGGAGCTCTCAAAGTACCAGGTACTTATCAAAGTCACTTACGACAGCGACATGAAGAGCGACTTCTCGGACCTGCGCTTCGTCCGCTACGATTCCTCCTCAGACCAGCACATAGAGCTTCCTTACTATTTGGAGAAAAAGGTGGACGGAATAGGGGCAAATTTCACTGTCAGGGTGGACAAAATTCCCAGAGCCTCCGAAACGACCATATACATGTACTACGGGAACCCAGCCGCTTCCTCCAACTCGAGCGGCGAGGCCACCTTCGAGTTCTTTGACGATTTCGAAGACGGGGACGTCTCAGACTGGGTAATCACCAACGGCGACGGAATCAACAAGGCTGACAGCACAGCCCCCTATCAGGGCTCCTACTCCCACTTCGTCGACGCGGGGTCCGCGGACCTCAGGGTCAAGAAGAGCATAAACCCGCCGGTCTCGGTCCCCTATGTCTTCGAGGTAATGGCCATGGACACCTCAGCATACATGGCGCACAAGCCGGTCGGCGGAGGGAGCTGGGAGATTCTCCACCGGAGGGACGATGGGGGCAGGTACAAACCAGAGTGCTTCTTTGGCGGCACATTATATACCGGTCTGGGCAGCATGGATTTTGACCTGAACAAATGGTACCATCTGAAGATTATCCACACCGCAAATCAGGCCTGGTTCTCCTGGGAGGGGGGGACCTACGGGCCCTATTCCGACACCCTGACCCCCCTGACCGACATACAATTCACAGCCCAGAATTATGCAAAAGGGGCGGGCTATCAGGATCTCATGATAATCAGAAAATACGCCCAGCCGGAGCCGGAGGTCCGAATCGGGGACGAGGAGAACGCGATCAGGTTCCTGTCATTCACAGTTTCTTCCGGCGTGATTGACGAGGGCGATTGTGTGTGGCTGAACGCGACGTTTGAGAACCCGGCGCCTCTC is a window from the Thermoplasmata archaeon genome containing:
- a CDS encoding DUF2341 domain-containing protein, which codes for MNSLNRGNSFAALLITNLLIAGLASAAWTLEELGEGSGAGAREFTPWWNLQWLFRRPVTISNTAGSQELSKYQVLIKVTYDSDMKSDFSDLRFVRYDSSSDQHIELPYYLEKKVDGIGANFTVRVDKIPRASETTIYMYYGNPAASSNSSGEATFEFFDDFEDGDVSDWVITNGDGINKADSTAPYQGSYSHFVDAGSADLRVKKSINPPVSVPYVFEVMAMDTSAYMAHKPVGGGSWEILHRRDDGGRYKPECFFGGTLYTGLGSMDFDLNKWYHLKIIHTANQAWFSWEGGTYGPYSDTLTPLTDIQFTAQNYAKGAGYQDLMIIRKYAQPEPEVRIGDEENAIRFLSFTVSSGVIDEGDCVWLNATFENPAPLSLEIPVSFHDGADFQTSSLIHSERLTLPPSGERVFSYLWYPTGGPHTVWVAQMGSPLASRELYVNRYPVLSPIMDQVASQGKNFKLLIFAEDADGDRLNWSEDCPLFDIIPRGEQSAEINFTPTNDDVGNYTVNITVSDPRGCKDSTRFKLTVKNVNDYPVIEPIKDQSVAQDTEFRYKAKASDIDEKWGDHVT